The following coding sequences lie in one Struthio camelus isolate bStrCam1 chromosome 32, bStrCam1.hap1, whole genome shotgun sequence genomic window:
- the LOC138063470 gene encoding olfactory receptor 6E1-like → MLPCQQDGLKLGMGPGNETVVAEFILEGFSGLDQRLQLFLSRLLQLIYLTTVMGNTMIIFLVCVDHRLQTPMYFFISNLAFLEIWFTSSTTIKLLVVLSSGKRTISLSSCFAQSYFYFALGFTELVLLVVMSFDRYVAICQPLHYAAVMKRQLCTHLVVAAWVTGFTLFSYHLVLLSELTFCGPNKIHHFFFDNSPLFKLSCSDASLLWKVDSIFISFAVLGSLCLVLVSYMCIFHCILHMPAASGRKKAFATCSSHLTNLAIAYGSCIVLYARPSEDVTLETNTTVALLNTVLYPFLNPFIYSLRNQTVKLALNEAIGRAKV, encoded by the coding sequence ATGCTCCCCTGCCAGCAGGATGGACTGAAATTGGGCATGGGACCAGGAAATGAAACTGTAGTTGCTGAGTTCATCCTCGAGGGTTTCTCAGGGCTTGATCAAAGACTACAGCTGTTCCTCTCCCGGCTCCTCCAACTCATATACCTGACAACAGTGATGGGGAACACAATGATCATTTTCCTCGTGTGTGTGGATCACCGCCTGCAAACCCCCATGTACTTTTTCATCAGCAATCTGGCATTCCTGGAAATCTGGTTTACATCTTCCACAACTATCAAATTGTTGGTGGTTCTGAGCTCTGGTAAGAGAACAATCTCattaagcagctgctttgcccaATCCTATTTCTATTTTGCCCTGGGTTTTACAGAGTTGGTTCTCCTTGTTGTCATGTCCtttgaccgctacgttgccatctgccaACCTTTGCATTATGCTGCTGTCATGAAGCGGCAGCTCTGCACCCACCTGGTTGTTGCTGCTTGGGTCACAGGCTTCACACTCTTCAGCTACCACCTGGTCCTGCTCTCAGAGCTGACTTTCTGTGGCCCCAACAAGATCCACCACTTTTTTTTTGACAACTCCCCCTTATTCAAACTGTCCTGCTCTGATGCCAGCCTGCTTTGGAAAGTAGACTCCATTTTCATATCGTTTGCTGTGTTGGGGTCCTTATGTTTAGTCCTGGTGTCCTACATGTGCATCTTCCACTGTATTCTGCACATGCCAGCAGCATCCgggaggaagaaagcttttgCTACATGTTCTTCCCATCTCACCAACTTAGCCATTGCGTATGGAAGTTGCATTGTTCTCTATGCACGGCCCTCCGAAGATGTTACCTTGGAGACCAACACAACTGTGGCTTTGCTGAACACTGTCCTGTACCCATTCTTAAACCCCTTCATCTACAGTCTCAGAAACCAGACTGTGAAGCTGGCCCTGAACGAAGCCATTGGCCGTGCAAAGGTTTGA